AAGGGTTTTGGTAAAAGGATGCAGCGACGAAAGCATTCCTGAAAATGCCTACATCGAATTGGTTGAGCAGTTAAAACCTCTGGTGAAGTCACTCATGTTCGGAGAGGCCTGCTCAAATGTTCCTATTTTTAAAAATTAAAAGAAATTTTACAGTAGATAAAACATTTAACAATTTTTTATCTGTTTGAAAAAAATTACGGAATAATTTTTGGTAAATTCAGGTAACACTTTTAATAAATTAAAAATATAAACTATGAGTTTAATCGATTTAATCACCGGAAATGCCGGAAACCAAGTAGCATCAGAAGCAGAAAACAAATTCGGGATCAGCAAAAATCAAGTAATTGCGCTATTGGCAGTTGCAGCACCTTTGGTCATTTCCTATTTAAAAAAGAAATCACAGGAAAATTCTGAAGAAGCAGATGCACTGAATAACGCACTGGACAAAGATCATGATGGCAGCATTTTAAATGACCCATCACAAGCCGCAGCGAGACAGCAGGAAGGAGGATCTATTCTTGATCATATCTTTGGCGGTCAGAAAGCCACCGTAGAAAATCAACTTTCCCAAAACACGGGTATTTCAATGGATAAAATTGGACCAATTATGGCTATGTTAGCACCTTTGATTATGGGATATATCGGAAAACAGAAACAATCGAGTGCCGTAACTTCCGGCGGAGGTTTAGGAGATTTATTGGGAGGAATTTTAGGCGGTGCACAAAGCCAGGCACAGGCAGAACCATCCAACCCGCTGAATGATATTTTAGGAAGCGTACTTGGTGGCGGTTCGCAGGCCAATGCAGGAAGTAATCCTTTAAATGATATTCTTGGCAGCGTTCTTGGCGGTGGTAATCAACAGCAACAGTCTCAAGGAGGACTTGGAGGATTGTTAGGCAGCATATTGGGAGGAGGAAAATAATTTCAACCACTTTCTATAAATAAAAAACCGAAGATTATTCTTCGGTTTTTTTAGTTTTATCAGCTTTCGGTTTGGCGTCTGTAACTTCTTCCTTCTTTTCTGTTTTAGGCTTTGCGGCAGCTTTAGGTTTTTTCTCAACTTCAGCATTTTCTGATTTTTCCGCGGGATAACCTACTTCTTTTCTTACTTTTTCTTTAGAAGCTTTTTTATCATCCTCATCCAGAACCTTAACCGGTATATTTAAGGCAGAACTTGGTTTTCTTGGTCTTTTCTTACCATAACTGCCCGCGATAATCTTTCCTCTTTTCGATTTTTTGTCTCCTTTACCCATAATTAATAATTTTTAATGTGTTGACTATTCCAAAGTTAGCATAATAATTTGGCAACTTATTCTTAAAAAATCATAAATTTATGGGCGTGTCCCTTTCCAACGCTTAGAAAAACACTTCATATTTCCAGCACCGCGGGTCGGGCTTTCCGTTGCAATTCCTCATTCCGCTTTGCTGCATTCCGGGATTTCCACTGCAATCCCTCACGCAAAGAGACGTTGAATTTATAATAATAGATCAAAGCTTAAAATCACAAATCGGAAATCCGCGCAAAGAAAACAGTGATACAAAAACACTTTTAGGCGCTCGCTTCGCTCGCGCCCGTAAATAAAAAATTGAAATTTTTACTCATTAATTATTGTATTACGATAATTAATTATACATTTACAATATCATTAAAGAATACCATTATGAAAATCATTGGAAAAAAATCGCTGTCATTGTACGTAAGCTACGTTCTCTTTTTTATATTTTTTGTTTGTGCCGTTCATTTTCTTTATACGATCATTGGCCACTCGATACTCACGTACAAGTTTAAAACAGGAAGTCAAATTTTTTCTCAAACTTTTATTTTGAACAATGATGTTGGCTGGACTCAAAACAAGTGGACCATTCCCATGAAGGATTTACTGAAATTCAGAATCAATTATCCATTTACAGACCTACAGGTTTCAACAGGTGTTTTTGGAAGCACTCAAATCATTTACAATATCATTGGAATGCTCTTCGTGACCTTATTTTTCTACTTTTCTTATAGAAGTTTTAAAGAAATGAGTTCGGATAAAATCTTTAATCCAAATGCAATTAAGTGGTTACAAAGATTCGGATACCTCAATCTAATCTTCGGAATATTATCTTTAGTAGAAGGTATAGGATACAATAAAATTACTACTTCTTCTTTTTTTCAGTTCTTTTTTCTGGTTTTTCTGGGGAGCATGGTTCTCTTTATTGTAGCCTTCTTCAAAAAAGGATATGAACTGCAATCTGAAAACGATCTAACAATATAATTATGGCGATCATCATCAACATAGACGTAATGCTTGCAAAACGGAAGATGCAGAGCCAAGAATTAGCAGAGAAAATAGGTATTACTCCCGCCAATCTCTCCATTCTGAAAACGGGAAAAGCAAAAGCATTAAAACTCTCTACTTTGGAAGCCATTTGCAAGGCTTTAGACTGCCAACCGGGAGATTTACTTGAATTTCAATCTGAGGATTAAAAAGGATACCTAACAAAAAAAATACGATAATTATCACAAGAAGCTCTCTTACTAAAAGCGAGGTTTTTATCTACGCCTTCCATACAAAAAACTTATATTTGCACCGGAAATTTTAGACCATTTCTAATATCCAAAGTCTAATATCAAATATCTTAATAATATGTTTCGTACGCACACCAACGGAGAATTAACCATCCAAAATCTTGATCAAAACGTAACCCTTTCCGGCTGGGTTCAAACCATTCGCGACAAAGGTTTTATGATGTGGATCGATTTACGTGACCGTTACGGAATTACGCAATTGGTATTTGATGCAGACCGTTCTTCCGCGGAATTATTAGAAAACGCTCATAAATTGGGACGGGAATTCGTGATCCAAGTGGAAGGAAAAGTCATTGAAAGACAAAGTAAAAATCCAAAAATTCCAACGGGAGAAATCGAAATCCTTGTGGAAAAATTAACGATTTTAAACGAATCAGAAGTTCCACCATTTACCATTGAAGACCAAACTGATGGTGGTGAAGAATTGAGAATGAAATATAGATATTTAGACATTCGACGTAATCCGGTAAAAGACAAATTGATTTTCCGTCACAAAATGGCGCAGAAAGTCCGTAACTATTTGTCTGATCAGAATTTCATCGAAGTAGAGACTCCGGTTCTTATTAAATCAACGCCGGAAGGGGCTAGAGATTTCGTCGTTCCAAGTCGTATGAATCCAGGACAGTTTTATGCATTGCCACAATCGCCACAAACTTTCAAACAATTATTGATGATCGGTGGAATGGACCGTTATTTTCAGATTGTAAAATGTTTCCGTGATGAAGATTTAAGAGCCGACAGACAGCCTGAATTTACACAGATAGATTGTGAAATGGCATTTGTAGAACAGGAAGATGTTTTGGAAATCTTCGAAGGAATGACCGCAACTTTATTGAAAGATATCGCAGGAAAAGAATTCGGTAAATTCCCAAGAATGACATTTGCCGACGCGATGAAAAAATACGGAAACGACAAACCCGACATTAGATTCGGGATGGAATTCGTTGAAGTAAACGAATTGGTAAAAGGAAAAGATTTCAAAATTTTCGACGATGCAGAATTGGTGGTTGGAATCAATGTTGAAGGTTGTGCAGAATATACCAGAAAACAAATCGACGAATTGATCGATTGGGTAAAACGTCCACAAATTGGCGCAAATGGAATGATTTGGATTAAATTCCAAAATGACGGAACCGTTACTTCTTCCGTAAATAAATTTTACAACGAAGAAGATTTAAAGAAAATCACAGAAAAATTCGGCGCAAAAGCAGGAGATTTAATTTTCCTAATGTCCGGAAATGAAAATAAAGTGAGAACCCAACTTTCCGCCTTAAGAATGGAACTGGGGAACAGATTAGGATTAAGAAATCCGATAGAATTCGCACCACTTTGGGTGATTGATTTTCCATTGTTAGAATGGGATGAAGAAACAAACCGTTATCACGCAATGCACCATCCGTTTACTTCACCAAAACCGGAAGATGTTCATTTGTTAGAAACAGATCCCGGAAAAGCCCGAGCAAATGCTTACGATTTAATCCTGAACGGAAATGAAATCGGTGGTGGTTCGGTAAGAATTTTTGATAAAGATTTACAGGCAAAAATGTTTAATCTCTTAGGATTTACCAAAGAAGATGCAGAAGCACAATTCGGATTCTTAATGAATGCTTTCCAATATGGAGCACCGCCGCACGCAGGCTTAGCCTTGGGTTTTGACCGTTTGGTTGCTATTTTAGATGGAAATGAAGTGATCAGAGATTATATCGCTTTCCCAAAAAATAATTCCGGACGTGACGTGATGATCGACGCGCCAAGTCCAATTGCTGATGAGCAGTTGAATGAGTTGGCTTTGAAAGTTGAACTGAAAGACTAGTTTGAATTACAATACATAATAAAAGAGGAAATTTTGCTTCCTCTTTTTTTGTTTTTAATCTGACCAAGAAATTATTAAGGCAATTTCGCCACTAAACTTTCCGGTAACACTTTCAAGATGTAATAAATGATTTTCCATTTGAAATTGGGAACGATGGAAAAGGAACTTCCAGCTTTTAAAATATGTTTCGCAACATAATCTGGTTCCATCAAAAGGCTTTTATTCAGGTCTAAACCTTCATTAATTTTAGTATTGATATAACCGCTCACCAAAACATTCACGATAATATTTCTCGAAGATAATTCCTGCCGAAGTCCGGCTAAATATTGAGTGAACGCAGATTTTGTACTTCCATAAATGAAATTACTTTTTCTCCCCCGAACTCCGGAAAGTGAAGACAGACCAATAATTCTTTCTAGACTTTCATTGGATTTATCCATCGCAATAATACTAAGAATAGAAACCGCGCCCATATAATTCACTTCCATCATTTGTTTAGCACTTGTGAAATCGTGAAGCGCTTTTTGATTTTCAACTAAGAAACCTGCAGCGTAAATTACGATGTTTGGTTTTCTTGGAAGTTCATCATAAAATTTTTGATGTGATGAAAAATCCGATGCGTCAAAATAGTTAAGAGTGATTCTCGAAGAATCAATATTATTTTCTTTTACAAAACGCTCCAAAGAATCCAGATTTCTGGACGAAGCTATAATCGAAAATCCCTTTTCCCGATATTGCAAAATACATTGCTTTGCAACATCGGAATTGGCGCCTAAAATGAGAATTGTTTTGTTAGAATTATTAATCATCCACTTATTTTGCGCGAAGTCGTTCTTTAATCTTCTCAATATTTTTCTTCGCAGAATCTTCCAGAATTAATGAGGCGCTCATCAAAATTCTTTCCGGCATTAACTGTTCAAAATGCTCCGTTCCTTCCCAGGAAACTTTTTTTATTAATGATAAAGCGTCAGCACTTCTGGTTGATAATTTTTGTAAGAATTTATTAATCTCTTCATCCATCATTTCAATATTTTCAGAAACGGAATGGTAGACATCGTGTTTTTCACACCAATCGGCACTTCTGAAATCGGCATCAATCGAAATTGCAGCATAAGCAGATTTGCCCATTTTCCTTTCAACATACGGTCCGATTACGAAAGGTCCAATTCCTAAATTTAATTCTGTTAAAGCCAAAGCCGAATCTTTCGTGGCGAAACAGTAATCTGCAGCACACGCAATTCCAACTCCACCTCCAGTTGTTTTTCCCTGAACTCTAACAATGACTAATTTTCCGCAAGATCGCATTGCATTTAATACTTTGGCAAATCCGCCAAAGAATTTTTTAGAATTTTCCAATTCATCGATTGATAATAATTCATCGAAACTTGCTCCGGCGCAAAATGCTTTTTCCCCCTCTGATTTTAAAAGGATTGCTTTTACTTCTTCCTTTGATCCTTCATTTAAAATATTTTGCGCGAGTAATTCTAAAATTTCTCTAGGCAAAGAATTGCTTTTTGGATGCCCAAAAGTGATTTCTGAAATATTATTTTTAAGTTTATGATTTACAAATCCGTTGTTCATTATGCTTTGTTTAAGGCTATTAAATATTTATCGATGTATAATTGTTTCTGTTTGCTTTTATATTGCTGGATATATCTCGGATGCTCCAACACTGTCAGTTTATCAAAGAAATGTTCCTGACTGTTTATCTTGTCAATAAAAGTTGCATTCTTTTTTCCTAAAATAAAAACTTCTGAAGTGTCTAAACCCAAACTGATATGGTCTTTTAAACTTTGAATCATAAAGGGTTTTACGGCTTCGAAGAGATTTTTATCGTCGTAATAATTGGCGTTTAAATTTCCTTTAATCGTATTTCTGACTATCGCCAAAGGAAAAGGTGAATTGATATAAAACTCTTTATAAAACCTTTCCGGTCCGCCGAAATTATCAATAACATCATAAAGAAATACAGAGGAAATTTCATGCGTATGAGCAGATTTCATTTCAATTCCACAAACGCTTTCTAATCTTTTGGTATCGGTGAACGGAACGCCTGTAACTCCTGCTCCATGACGACTTGGATTAATTCCGATGATGAATTTTCTTTGGTTGTGGTCATTGTAGAATTTTTTATAGAAGTCCGTCATCACCGTTAAAGTTTCAGGATTATCGAAGAAAGGATTGAGTACATCGAAACCTCCAGGAAGTTCTCCTGAATAATGCAGTTTCTTGTTGAATGCTACAACTTTTTCTCCGATGTTTTTTTTCATTTTGTTCGCACAGATTTAACAGATTAACACAGATAATCCCCTCAATTTTCAATAACCATTTATAATTCTAACAATATTTTTATTTATTTCCGTGCAGTTAAAATTAACTAAAAGTCCCAGATGTAAATTTGCTAATTTTAAATAGTTTAATAATTGTTTGTGATGAATTGGTAGTAATTCTACCACCGATTTTACTTCCACAATAATTTGATCTTCCACTAATATATCACCTCGAAATGCAATTCCTAAGTCTATTTCTTTGTAAATTACAGAAATTGCAAACTGACTTTTTACTTCTAGACCCTGACTTTCCAGTTCGATAATTAACGCCTTTTCATAAACACTTTCCAGTAACCCAGAACCTAGCGTATTGTAGACATCAAAAATTCCTTTTCGAATTGCGTATGTCAAATCGTTCTCTGTCATGATCAAATATTAATAGCATTAAAAAAATCTGTGAAGATCCGTGGAATCTGTGCGCCAAAATCTTAAAAGATTTGTGTGCCGGCAATTGTTTACAGCAATTCAAATTGCTCAAAATGATGCGTCACGTGCTTTTGGTGGAATAATTCCATCATTTCTTTATTTAATTTTCCGAAGACGAAATGCAAATGTTCTGCGTCTGGATTTTCACGGTAGTAAATCTGATAGTTTTTCACTGATTCAATGAAATGCGTTTTAGCTTCCTCTAGATTTTTATATCTCAATTCCGGTAATTTTCCATCTTCTAAAAAAGGTGCTGGAAAATCTTTAGGCATTTTTCTAAAGTTATATAGTGAATCCTGATATTTCTCTAAATGTTCTTCCGGCGTTTTGCATTCAGAAGTTTCCAATTCGCCGGTGCTGTATTTCATGGTAGTTTCTAAATGTTCCAACATTTGTTGAGCATT
This DNA window, taken from Kaistella carnis, encodes the following:
- a CDS encoding DUF937 domain-containing protein — protein: MSLIDLITGNAGNQVASEAENKFGISKNQVIALLAVAAPLVISYLKKKSQENSEEADALNNALDKDHDGSILNDPSQAAARQQEGGSILDHIFGGQKATVENQLSQNTGISMDKIGPIMAMLAPLIMGYIGKQKQSSAVTSGGGLGDLLGGILGGAQSQAQAEPSNPLNDILGSVLGGGSQANAGSNPLNDILGSVLGGGNQQQQSQGGLGGLLGSILGGGK
- a CDS encoding DUF2975 domain-containing protein, producing the protein MKIIGKKSLSLYVSYVLFFIFFVCAVHFLYTIIGHSILTYKFKTGSQIFSQTFILNNDVGWTQNKWTIPMKDLLKFRINYPFTDLQVSTGVFGSTQIIYNIIGMLFVTLFFYFSYRSFKEMSSDKIFNPNAIKWLQRFGYLNLIFGILSLVEGIGYNKITTSSFFQFFFLVFLGSMVLFIVAFFKKGYELQSENDLTI
- a CDS encoding helix-turn-helix domain-containing protein, with translation MAIIINIDVMLAKRKMQSQELAEKIGITPANLSILKTGKAKALKLSTLEAICKALDCQPGDLLEFQSED
- the aspS gene encoding aspartate--tRNA ligase, giving the protein MFRTHTNGELTIQNLDQNVTLSGWVQTIRDKGFMMWIDLRDRYGITQLVFDADRSSAELLENAHKLGREFVIQVEGKVIERQSKNPKIPTGEIEILVEKLTILNESEVPPFTIEDQTDGGEELRMKYRYLDIRRNPVKDKLIFRHKMAQKVRNYLSDQNFIEVETPVLIKSTPEGARDFVVPSRMNPGQFYALPQSPQTFKQLLMIGGMDRYFQIVKCFRDEDLRADRQPEFTQIDCEMAFVEQEDVLEIFEGMTATLLKDIAGKEFGKFPRMTFADAMKKYGNDKPDIRFGMEFVEVNELVKGKDFKIFDDAELVVGINVEGCAEYTRKQIDELIDWVKRPQIGANGMIWIKFQNDGTVTSSVNKFYNEEDLKKITEKFGAKAGDLIFLMSGNENKVRTQLSALRMELGNRLGLRNPIEFAPLWVIDFPLLEWDEETNRYHAMHHPFTSPKPEDVHLLETDPGKARANAYDLILNGNEIGGGSVRIFDKDLQAKMFNLLGFTKEDAEAQFGFLMNAFQYGAPPHAGLALGFDRLVAILDGNEVIRDYIAFPKNNSGRDVMIDAPSPIADEQLNELALKVELKD
- a CDS encoding SDR family NAD(P)-dependent oxidoreductase is translated as MINNSNKTILILGANSDVAKQCILQYREKGFSIIASSRNLDSLERFVKENNIDSSRITLNYFDASDFSSHQKFYDELPRKPNIVIYAAGFLVENQKALHDFTSAKQMMEVNYMGAVSILSIIAMDKSNESLERIIGLSSLSGVRGRKSNFIYGSTKSAFTQYLAGLRQELSSRNIIVNVLVSGYINTKINEGLDLNKSLLMEPDYVAKHILKAGSSFSIVPNFKWKIIYYILKVLPESLVAKLP
- a CDS encoding enoyl-CoA hydratase/isomerase family protein, producing MNNGFVNHKLKNNISEITFGHPKSNSLPREILELLAQNILNEGSKEEVKAILLKSEGEKAFCAGASFDELLSIDELENSKKFFGGFAKVLNAMRSCGKLVIVRVQGKTTGGGVGIACAADYCFATKDSALALTELNLGIGPFVIGPYVERKMGKSAYAAISIDADFRSADWCEKHDVYHSVSENIEMMDEEINKFLQKLSTRSADALSLIKKVSWEGTEHFEQLMPERILMSASLILEDSAKKNIEKIKERLRAK
- a CDS encoding SMUG2 DNA glycosylase family protein, which gives rise to MKKNIGEKVVAFNKKLHYSGELPGGFDVLNPFFDNPETLTVMTDFYKKFYNDHNQRKFIIGINPSRHGAGVTGVPFTDTKRLESVCGIEMKSAHTHEISSVFLYDVIDNFGGPERFYKEFYINSPFPLAIVRNTIKGNLNANYYDDKNLFEAVKPFMIQSLKDHISLGLDTSEVFILGKKNATFIDKINSQEHFFDKLTVLEHPRYIQQYKSKQKQLYIDKYLIALNKA
- a CDS encoding GxxExxY protein; translated protein: MTENDLTYAIRKGIFDVYNTLGSGLLESVYEKALIIELESQGLEVKSQFAISVIYKEIDLGIAFRGDILVEDQIIVEVKSVVELLPIHHKQLLNYLKLANLHLGLLVNFNCTEINKNIVRIINGY